A region of the Apium graveolens cultivar Ventura chromosome 6, ASM990537v1, whole genome shotgun sequence genome:
TAGAGATTCATTAATTGAGCCTTTGTGGGAACAATGTACTAATTCGGAAAATTAGTATTTATTAATGatattttgtatgttaattattgcaataaatgtgtttttcgtgaattaagtgcacaattttaatatttttatgtgtattaatattttttgatttaattaatttaagaaatattatataaattgttaataatgattaaatgataaatttaagataaaaatgcttaatatgatatttatatattattatatgtaaaaaataATTTGGATCAAATATTTGGATCACACTGTTGGAGTTGGTCAGAAATTTGGATCAGTATTTGGATCAGATGGTGatccaaatttgaatttttggatCACAACTGTTGGATATGGCCTTAGAACACCTGCAATGCGGGGTTACTTCATACCTCGGAACACGTAATTTCTCCAAGTGGTTGGATAGTGAATATTTCAACATTAGACGAGACACTTTCAAATGGCCAGGGTCACTGTCTCGGACCGGAGCCATTTGGCCgtagataaatattttaatacTACTTTTTGAGAAATACTGAACATGCCATATGATTATGTAAACTTGTGAGTGTATATGTGAATTACTTTTAAACAACGGCTATAATATCAACGGTTAGTATACTAACGTTATAATTATAACGGTTATAAATGGTAATATTTTTATTTCTATAAATATCAATTTCTTTACTCTCATTATTCACACTCCTTACTTCTAAAAGAAAATCTTAGCAAAATGAATCCAAACAACCCCCCATCttcaaatcaaaattcaaattcTCAAAATATAAACCATCAATTTCCATATCCATTTCCAAATTTCTATTTTCCAAACCCACAAAATTTAAACCCATATCAATTTTCACATTATCAGAATTCTCAATTTCCATTTTCATATCCTCAAAATTTACCCCATAACTTTCCATTTCCTCCATTTCTAAATTCACAATTTGAAACCCAACTAACACCAATTAATATCCAAAATTCTCCGGAAACACAAGTGCCGGCCTTTGGCCACGAAAATATTATTGATCTAAATGATGATTGTGAAGAAAGCGAAGATGTACAAGAAAATACCGGTCAGTGGAAGTGGGTTGAAGATAAACTACTAATAAGTGCATGGTTGAATGTGTCAATTGATCCACTAGTCGGTACTGATCAAAAGGCCGAAGCATTTTGGAATCGAATTCAACAATATTGCGAAGATGAATCTCCCGGCGTCATTAAGAGATGAGTTATGGCAATTAAAAAAAGGTGGCAACGAATAAATGAAGGTGCTCAGAAATTTGGAGCAGCTTATGACGAGGCTCAACGAACAGCCGGGAGCGGTACAAATATGGATAATTTAATTGAGAAAGCTCGTGATTATCATTTAACTAATTTCAAGAAGAAGTCTAACTTTGAGCTTCATTGGCGTGAGCTTCGTAGACATCCCAAGTGGAGACCTCCTCAAACTAGTGCAAGTTCTAAGAGAACTAAAGTAAGTAGTTCTGGAGCTTATTCATCGGAAGAAAATAACGATACACCAATATCTGATGAATTTGAACCGGTTCGTCCTACTGGTACAAAAACTACAACTAGTAGGAAGGGAAAGGCGAAGGCCACAGTTGCAGAAGTTGCTGAATATGAAGCTATACAAGTTACAGAcaaaagaagaatggatataaTGGAATCATTAAACGAAATTCGACTAAAGGAGCTTGCGGTGAAGC
Encoded here:
- the LOC141665352 gene encoding glutathione S-transferase T2-like, whose amino-acid sequence is MAIKKRWQRINEGAQKFGAAYDEAQRTAGSGTNMDNLIEKARDYHLTNFKKKSNFELHWRELRRHPKWRPPQTSASSKRTKVSSSGAYSSEENNDTPISDEFEPVRPTGTKTTTSRKGKAKATVAEVAEYEAIQVTDKRRMDIMESLNEIRLKELAVKQSEMDLQVIMADTTKMNDAQRMALAKLLEKIMARN